In the genome of Bosea sp. ANAM02, the window GCGCTCGCGACCACGAAGGCGGCCAGGCTCCAGCGCAGGGCCGCCGGCGCGTAGCGGGAGATCGAGGGGCGTTCCATGCTCATGGCTTGGCCCCCGCAGCAGCCCCCTGCCCGGTATCCTCGAGTCCGACCAGCGCGATCTTGAGATAGCCGGCATTGCGCAGCAGGTTCATCACGTTCATCAGCTCGCTATAGGCGACGCTGCCATCGGCGCGCAGGAAGACCCGCTGCTCGCGATCGCTGCCCGTCTTCTGGTCGAGCGCCGCCTGCAGGGCCTCGCGCGGTACGGGGTCATTGCCGAGCGCGAGCGTGAGATCGCCCTTCACAGTCAGGAACATCGGCGTGTCCGGCCGAGGCTGCGGCTGCGCGTTCGAGACCGGCAGGTCGACCGCGACATCGACCGTCGAGAGCGGCGCCGCGACCATGAAGATGATCAGCAGGACCAGGATGACGTCGATGAACGGCGTGACATTGATGTCGCTGACCTCGCCGAGATCGCCGTCCTGCGGGTCCTTGAGGGAGACGCCCATGGCTCACTCCGCCGGGACGAGCGACGCGGCCGCCACGGCTGTCGCAGCCGAGGAGACCGAGGCCGAACGCGGGGCCGGCGCGACGGCGCGCTGGCGGCGCTCCAGATCGCGCGAGAGATGGCGCAGGATCTCGCCGGAAGCGTCGGACAACGTGGCGCGGTAGCCGGTGATCGCGCGGGCGAAGACATTGTAGATGATGACGGCGGGGATGGCGGCGACGAGGCCGATCGCGGTCGCCAGCAGCGCCTCGGCGATGCCCGGCGCGACCACCGCGAGATTGGTCGTCTTGGCCTGGCTGATGCCGATGAAGGAATTCATGATGCCCCAGACCGTGCCGAACAGGCCGACGAAGGGCGCGGTCGAACCGATCGTGGCGAGCAGGCCGGTGCCGCGCGCCATCGAGCGGCCGGCGTGCGCCTCGATCCGCGACAGCGCGATGGCGGCGCGCTCCTTGATGCCGTCCTCACCGAGATCGGCCGAGCGGCGTGTCTCGGCCAGCGCTGCCGAGAGCAACTGGCCGACGGCGCCGCGCAGCTTGCCGTTCTTGCCGGCGGCAGCACTGGCCGCCGCGCTCAGGTTGTCGGCGGCCTCGATGCGGCGCAGGGCCCGGCCGGCGGATCGCTTGGCGGCGGCCAGCTCCATCGCCTTTGCGAGCCAGATCGTCCAGGTCACCAGCGAGGCGAAGGCGAGCCCGAGCATCACGCCTTTCACGACGATATCGGCCGCCATGAACATGCCCCAGGGTGACAGGTCATGCGGCAAGGTGGCCGCCGCGGCCGGAGCGGCCACGGGCGTCGCGGGGCCGACAGGGGTCAGCGGCGGATGGGCGGTGCTCGGCGGGTTGATGCCGAGCTGGGGCAGAGCGGGCGGGAGGGGATTGGTCGGAGTTGCCGGCAGACTCGGGGCAACGGGCTGGCTGGGAGCGGCTGGCAGGGCCTGTGCCGCCGGTGGCGCCATATCGGCCGGCGCCTGAGGAGCGGTTTGCCCCGGCGTCTGGGCCTGGGCCGCCACCACGGACAGGCTCATCGCAACAAGGGCCAGACGGAACGCACGCATCATCACAAATCAGCCTTCTCTGGAGGAGCGCCGTGCCGGCTTTCGCCGGCTCCACAGCCCAGATTCCGGCCCCCTGGGTCCGGCAGCTTCCTCATTGGAATCATTACAAAAAAAGACTTGCAGCAGCGATGCTGCATATGCGATACGCCTGTTCGAATCGGGCGATCATGTCAAGGAAAAGCGGCTCGCCGGCCGTGCGCTGCGATGGGCCTCGGCCGCGCGAAATCAGGCCAGCCCGCGCTTCCCGGCAGCCCTCACATATCCGCTATTCGATGAATGCAAGGCGCCGCTGCTACGGGTCGTGCGGCCGTGGTTCAGTTGCGCTCGGGCCGGTCGATCTCGGCCTGCAAGGCCGTGAGATGCGTAGCAGCAGCCTCCGTCGCAGCCTGCTCGACCGCACGGAAACGCAGGATGAGCACTTCGCCGAGCGGGGTCAGTTGCGCCCCGCCGCCATTGCGCCCGCCGACCTGGCGCTCGACCACCGGCTTGCCGAACAGCACGTTCAGCTCCTCGACCAGCTCCCAGGCGCGCCGATAGGACATCTCCATCGCCCGGCCGGCAGCCGAGATCGAGCCATGCGTCGCAATATTCTCGAGCAGCGCGATCTTGCCGGGGCCGATCCGGCCCTCGGGGTCGAGCTGGATGCGCAGGCTCAGCGAGGGCACCGCGGCCTCAGGAGGCTTTGGCGAGGGTCGCCTGCGCGCCCTCGCCACAAGCGGCAAGCCAGATCGCCGCGATGCGCTCGATGCCGGTCTGGTCATCGGCGTCGAATCGCGCCGGCGACGGGCTGTCGAGATCGATTACGCCGATGACGCCGTCGCGGCCATGCAGCGGCACCACGAGCTCGGAGCGCGAGGCCGCATCGCAGGCGATGTGACCGGGGAAGGCATGGACGTCCTCGACCAGCATCGTACGCCCTTGCGCCACGACTGCGCCGCAAACACCCTTTCCGACGGGAATGCGGACGCAGGCCGGCTTGCCCTGGAACGGGCCGAGCACGAGTTCGCCCCCGCGCATGATGTAGAATCCGGCCCAGTTCAGGTCCGGCATCATCTGGAACAGCAGGGCCGAGGTGTTGGCGGCGTTTGCGATGGGATCGCTTTCGCCGGCGAGCAGAGCTTCGAGCTGCCCGGCGAGCTCGCGATAGAACTCAGGCTTGCTGCCGGCTTCGATGCTGCGTGCCTCGAACATGATCCTGACGCCTCGCTTGCGTTCGCTCTCGAAATCCAGCGCCGGTTCCTACCACCATCCTCCCGGCCGCGCCATCGAAGAGGCCCCTTCCCCGCACCCGGCGGATCGTGCCAATCCTCGCGCGCCTCACCGGATCGGGAATCGGTCTCGAGCGAGGTGCCCGGCGAATCCAGGCTGACGGAGACATCCCGATGAACGACCTGACTGCGAGCCCGCGCCGGACCGACGGCAGCGCCGGCGATGCCGATTACGGCCGGATCGGCCAGGGCTATGCCTCCTATCGCCAGCCCGAGCCCGCCATCGCCGCGCTGATCGAGGTGGCGCTCGGCCCGGCCCGGCGCATCCTCAATGTCGGCGCGGGCGCCGGCTCCTACGAGCCGCGCGGCCGCGACATGACGGCGGTCGAGCCCTCCGCCTCGATGCGGGCGCAGCGCCCGGCCGATATCGTCGCCGCGATCGATGCGACCGCCGAGGCCCTGCCCTTTTCCGACGGGCATTTCGACGCGAGCATGGCGACCTTCACCGTGCATCAATGGGGAGATCTCGATGCCGGCCTGCGCGAGATGCGCCGGGTGACGCGCGGGCCGATCGCGATCCTGTCCTGCGATCCCGAGCTCGTGCAGGCCTTCTGGCTCAACCATTACGCGCCGGAGGTGCTGGCGACCGAAGCGCGGCGCTATCCCTCGCTCGGCCATATCGGCACGGTGCTGGGCGGCGATGTCGAGATCGTCGCGGTGCCGATCCCGCTCGACTGCAGCGACGGCTTCAACGAGGCCTATTATGGCCGTCCGGAGCTTTTCCTCGATCCGGGCGCGCGCTCAGCCTGCTCCGCCTGGAGCTTCGTCGGCGAGGCCGCGAACGCCGCCTCGATCGAGCGGCTGCGCCAGGACCTGGAATCGGGAGCCTGGGACGCGCGACATGGCTTCCTGCGACAGCAACCGAGTTTCGACGGTTCGTTGCGCCTCGTCATCGCACGACCCTGAGCTTGCCGCTTCCACTCAGGACGAGACCGTCATCGCGGGCTTTCCCCGACAACAGGCCTCGCCTCGCCAGCGTCCCCATGCGAAACCATATCCCCGACCAGAGCAGACCACCTTGTTTCCAAGGACGTCGGCTCACCCGATAAAAAGCCCGCAGCGCTCGGCGCTGCGGGCGTTTGCAAAGCGACCCGGTGCCGTTAGTCGCAGACGCGGGTCGTCCGTCGCACGACACCGCGCCGGGTTTCGCGTTCGGTCGTCACCGTGCGACAATCCCTGCGGGAATTCGCGCGGCGCCACTCCCGCTCGCGACGACGCTCATAGCGATCGCGCCGCTCCTCGCGGATCTCGCGATCGATAGCTCTCTCACGGGGCGAGCGCGGATCGACGCTGACGCCGCCCGGACCGATATTGATCGATTGAGCCTGCGCTCCGCAGCTCAGCAGAATCCCGGCGACCAGGGCGGGAACAAGACGTTTCATGGCGTATCCTCCGTTCCCGTCAGCAACGGATCAGGCTTGGATTCGTTCCGAAACAGGACAGCCTGCAGTCTCGCGGGAGACGTTCGCTCTCACGCTTCGTCGGCCGACGCGCCCCACCCGTGCGACCCAGCGCTCCGGATGTGCCTGAAACGCAAAGCGCGCCGGCGGGGCCGGCGCGCTCGCAAGCGATGACGAAAGATCGCGCGCTCAGTGCAGGATCTGGGATAGGAAGAGCTTTGTGCGCTCGTGCTGGGGGTTCTTGAAGAATTCGTCGGGGGTGTTCATCTCGACGATCTGGCCGGCATCCATGAAGATGACGCGGTCGGCGACCTGGCGGGCGAAGCCCATCTCGTGGGTGACGCAGAGCATGGTCATGCCCTCGTCGGCCAGCGAGACCATGGTGTCGAGCACCTCCTTGACCATCTCGGGATCGAGCGCCGAGGTCGGCTCGTCGAACAGCATGATCTTCGGGCTCATGCACAGCGAGCGCGCGATCGCCACGCGCTGCTGCTGGCCGCCCGAAAGCTGGCCCGGATACTTCGCCGCCTGCTCGGGGATCTTGACGCGCTTGAGATAGTGCATCGCCACCTCCTCGGCGTCCTTCTTGGGCATCTTCTTCACCCAGATCGGAGCCAGCGTCAGGTTCTCCAGGATCGTCAGATGCGGGAACAGGTTGAAGTGCTGGAAAACCATCCCGACATCGCGGCGGATCTCGTCGATCTTCTTGAGATCGTTGGTCAGCTCCGTCCCGTCGACGATGATCTGACCCTTCTGGTGCTCCTCGAGACGGTTGATGCAGCGGATCATCGTCGACTTGCCCGAGCCTGACGGGCCGCAGATGACCAGCTTCTCGCCGCGCTCGACCTTCAGGTTGATGTCGCGCAGAACGTGGAACTCGCCATACCACTTGTTCACGCCGATCATCTCAACCGCCGTCGCCGTGTTCAAAGCCGTCGGCTTCAGCGCCGCGGGACGCGTATCGGTCATCTTGGTTTCTGCCATTGCCATGGTTGTCGTCCCTCTCAGCGTTTTTGGCCGGCGGCGAGGCGCTTCTCGACCGCGATCGAGTAGCGCGACATGCCCCAGCAGCACAGGAAATAGAAGATGGCGGCGAACGCGTAGCCTGTCGAGCGCGTCACCGGCGTCGCCCAGGTCGGATCGATCAGCGTCGCCTCGATGGTGCGCAGGAAATCGAAGATGCCGACGATGGCAACCAGCGTCGTATCCTTGAACAGGCCGATGAAGGTGTTGACGATGCCCGGGATCACGATACGCAGGGCCTGCGGCAGGATGATCAGGCGCATCATCTGCCAGTAGCCGAGGCCGAGCGACATGGCACCCTCGTACTGGCCTTTCGGCATGGCCTGCAGGCCGCCGCGCACCACCTCCGCCATATAGGCCGCCGCAAAGAGCGCGACGCCAACCAGCGGCCGCAGCAGCCGGTCGGGCGACCATTCCTGCGGCACGAAGAGGGGAAGCATGGTGTTGGCCATGAAGAGAACGGTGATCAGCGGCACGCCGCGCACGAACTCGATGAAGATCACCGAGATCAGCTGGATCGCCGGCAGCCGCGAGCGGCGGCCGAGCGCGAGCAGGACGCCGAGCGGCAGCGAGAAGACGATGCCCACCGCGGATATCAGGAAGGTGACGGTCATGCCGCCCCAGAGGCCGGTATCGACG includes:
- the exbD gene encoding TonB system transport protein ExbD, with product MGVSLKDPQDGDLGEVSDINVTPFIDVILVLLIIFMVAAPLSTVDVAVDLPVSNAQPQPRPDTPMFLTVKGDLTLALGNDPVPREALQAALDQKTGSDREQRVFLRADGSVAYSELMNVMNLLRNAGYLKIALVGLEDTGQGAAAGAKP
- the exbB gene encoding tonB-system energizer ExbB, whose translation is MMRAFRLALVAMSLSVVAAQAQTPGQTAPQAPADMAPPAAQALPAAPSQPVAPSLPATPTNPLPPALPQLGINPPSTAHPPLTPVGPATPVAAPAAAATLPHDLSPWGMFMAADIVVKGVMLGLAFASLVTWTIWLAKAMELAAAKRSAGRALRRIEAADNLSAAASAAAGKNGKLRGAVGQLLSAALAETRRSADLGEDGIKERAAIALSRIEAHAGRSMARGTGLLATIGSTAPFVGLFGTVWGIMNSFIGISQAKTTNLAVVAPGIAEALLATAIGLVAAIPAVIIYNVFARAITGYRATLSDASGEILRHLSRDLERRQRAVAPAPRSASVSSAATAVAAASLVPAE
- a CDS encoding winged helix-turn-helix domain-containing protein — translated: MPSLSLRIQLDPEGRIGPGKIALLENIATHGSISAAGRAMEMSYRRAWELVEELNVLFGKPVVERQVGGRNGGGAQLTPLGEVLILRFRAVEQAATEAAATHLTALQAEIDRPERN
- a CDS encoding GAF domain-containing protein — its product is MFEARSIEAGSKPEFYRELAGQLEALLAGESDPIANAANTSALLFQMMPDLNWAGFYIMRGGELVLGPFQGKPACVRIPVGKGVCGAVVAQGRTMLVEDVHAFPGHIACDAASRSELVVPLHGRDGVIGVIDLDSPSPARFDADDQTGIERIAAIWLAACGEGAQATLAKAS
- a CDS encoding class I SAM-dependent methyltransferase, which produces MNDLTASPRRTDGSAGDADYGRIGQGYASYRQPEPAIAALIEVALGPARRILNVGAGAGSYEPRGRDMTAVEPSASMRAQRPADIVAAIDATAEALPFSDGHFDASMATFTVHQWGDLDAGLREMRRVTRGPIAILSCDPELVQAFWLNHYAPEVLATEARRYPSLGHIGTVLGGDVEIVAVPIPLDCSDGFNEAYYGRPELFLDPGARSACSAWSFVGEAANAASIERLRQDLESGAWDARHGFLRQQPSFDGSLRLVIARP
- a CDS encoding amino acid ABC transporter ATP-binding protein, which produces MTDTRPAALKPTALNTATAVEMIGVNKWYGEFHVLRDINLKVERGEKLVICGPSGSGKSTMIRCINRLEEHQKGQIIVDGTELTNDLKKIDEIRRDVGMVFQHFNLFPHLTILENLTLAPIWVKKMPKKDAEEVAMHYLKRVKIPEQAAKYPGQLSGGQQQRVAIARSLCMSPKIMLFDEPTSALDPEMVKEVLDTMVSLADEGMTMLCVTHEMGFARQVADRVIFMDAGQIVEMNTPDEFFKNPQHERTKLFLSQILH